The Montipora capricornis isolate CH-2021 chromosome 3, ASM3666992v2, whole genome shotgun sequence genome includes the window TTGACTGGGGGTACCTAGGGCTTGAGTGCTGCACCTGGAACCTGTACTGAGCAGCAAATGCTCTGAACTCCTCGGATGCAAATTGAGTTCCTTGATCTGTGTACACTATTGTTGGAATCCCATATTCCGCAAAGATTGTCTTGAGGAGACCAATCACGTGACCTGACGTCTGATTAGACAGTTTCTTCACAATAGGAAATTTGCTGAAATAATCTGCAACCAGTAGGTAGTGGTGGGAACGGTGTTCAAATAGGTCGATTCTGAGCTTGACCCATGGCATGCTAGGTACGTCATGCGGCGTGAGGGGCTCCTTCTGTTGAGCTGGCTTTTGTTTCTGGCAAATGTCACATGCTTTCACAGCATTTCTGATGTCATCAGAGATTCCTGGCCAAAACACTGTCTCGCGTCCTCTTAGTAGAGTCTTCTCCTCTCCTAAGTGTCCTGCATGAAGATCTTTCAGATATTCTGCTCTCTGCGATATGGGAATCACTAAGCGATGAGCTTTGAATATCAGTCCGTCTTCTGTTGCTAGCTCTTCACGATAATTCCAGTAATGCTGTACTGGTTGTGGAAGTTGACACTTCTGAAGTGGCCAACCGTGGAAGATGTAATGTCGTAGCTGATTCAGAGTTGGATCCGCAGTGGTGGCAATTCTGGTTCTGTCCAGGCGATTGTCTGTGGCTGGAATAGCGTTAGTAATCTGATGCACCGGAATTGTATTCATCTGTTTTATGGCCTCCACTTTTCTGTCATCAATCTTCATTCCTTCCGGCGTCAGAGTGTGTCCAAAGAATTCACATTTGCTGCTCTTGAACTGCAGTTTCTTTGGATTGAACTTTATGCCATTCATCCTTGCTGTCTCAAGCAGCTTGAGCACGTTCACATCGTGATCCTTAGAATCTACACCTCTTGCTAGGACGTCATCAACACATCCGGTGATTCCTTTTACTCCTTGTAGGACGGAATTTAGTCTCTCTTGGAAGACGTCTGAGCTGACTTTCAGGCCAAAGGGAAGTCTGAGCCATTTGTATTTTCCCCACGGGGTATTGAAAGTTGTCAAAAGTGAGCTCTCGGAATCCAATTCCACCATCCAATATCCCGACTTGGCGTCAACGACTGTGAAATACCTCGAGTCATGGAGTTCAGCACTAACTTTGTCAATCGTCTTGGAGTAGTACTGGTTCCTCTTGATACTCTTGTTGAGGTCTTTTGGATCTAGACAGAGTCGAATCGATCCATCTGGTTTTGCAACAGGAACAATGCTATTGATCCAGTCAGTGTGTCCCGCCACTGGTTCGATAATGCCTAAGCTGCATAATCTTTCTAGCTCATTTTTATAGGCCTCCTTCTTCTTTTCGGGCACTGCCCTGGGTGGGTGCTGTACAGGTTGAGCATCAGGTTTCAGTTCAATGTGGTATTTCCCTCCTGGCAGTTTACCAATGCCTTCGAACACATCTTTAAATTCTGACAATACATACTCCTTTGTAATAGGTAAACAGTGTCTCTTTCCATTCAGGATAACTGCATCATTTGTCATTTCACATATGGGCGTTTTAACTTCATCTGAGTTTGGACGTAAAACATTCACACTCGTATGGACTTGTGGAACACGGGTTAAAGCAGGTGGTGTTACCACTGGGGAGTCAATGTAACCAATTTGCTGCGCTGTTGTTCTACCTAGGATAAGGTATCCTCGAGTGTCTGTCACCTGACAGGTTGCCATCTGTGGCTGTTTATTTTTGGTGTGTATGGTAATCACACACGCTCCAAGATTTGCTATTGGAGATTCTCCGTATCCGTAGATTTGCACGGAAGTAGGCATAAGTTCGTTGTTTCCAAATGTTCAGCgatttgtacatgtataaaggCATTACATTGCATCCCGCGCCAGTGTCATTAATGCTCTTAACATGATACGTCTGAATACGGTGAAACAATACTGGCTGACTTGAGTACTGCTGGAGCGGTTCAAGCGGCAGGTAGGGGCCTGGATACGGCTTGATTGGTGGCTGGCTATTTCCCTCCACTAGTTGTGTCTGCAAGTCATGCACTTGAGTTTGTTTGAACGCTCTGTTCTTGCCTGGTTTTTGCTCTCTTGCTTTTGCAACACTTCTGGTAATGCCCTTTTTTACCACAGTTGTGACATATTACATCCTTGGCTGGACACTTAGACTTTGGATGAGCTGGCCTTGCTCCGCAACAATAACAGTCTTGTCGTTTCATTCCATCTTTGTCTTGGAAAGTGAAATTTTTCCCGTGTCCTTTTTCTGATTTTCCATCTTCTTGGTGATTTCCTtgtagcttgtgaacttgagtTGACCCTTGTTGTATGGCTGTGGCTGCTGCCGATGCTGTGCTGAGAGTCTGCATAATCGATCTTTGACAATCGCTATTGTAGATGTCCGTAGCAATCTCGATGACCCTGTCCGCTGTGAGTGTGTCTTGGTTCTCttccaaacatttctgatacacCATTGGATTTTTGAGTCCAAGAAGAATTGCATTCCGGAGAGCCATGTCTTTGGCGCTCTCTGGCCATCCACATGCGTCGGTAATTTGTCTGCACTTTTCGATATACTCGGGTAGTTCCATATCTCCTTGCGTTAACACCTTGTATTGAGTAGCCGCGACGAGTTTGCTTCCCCTCGGTTTGCAGTGCTCCTCCAATTTTTCGAGGTGCTTTTCCCAATTCTTGAGATCCGCTTCGGAAAGTGTCACCTTGTCGAGAATATTTTGACCGCGTTCTCCTGACCACTGGTAAATACACAAGCTTGTGAATTCTGGATCTGTTTTAGTCATCCTTAAACCTTTGCATAAGacagaaaccttttttttccattctagGAAACGCTCATGTAGTTTTCCATCCCTTGTCCAGTCGAGGATCGGTCCTTTTGTCAGCACTTCCATAGCCATTTAAATTTCCCTTGCGTCGCTAAAACTCCGAATTAATACGAAGGCTGGATTTTTTCGGTCCTGACACCATGTTTCCTTATGCGTTTCACTGTCTAGCTATCTTTTAATCACTCTCTTGAAAACACACCCAACGGTTTACGATAAGATCACATTTTACATCAAGCGACGAttaaatctcaactccttgaataataattaatagcttCAATACCCTAGTGGTTCACACATTCTGCACGCATTTATATCTTAATTATTCAGGGTAGCTCACACATTCTGCACGCGTCTAGTATTACAACACCATCCCAAGCAGAATGTATAACAAGTTGTGTGACTTgtacttacatgtatatataatcTATTGTAATCCTGTCAATCGAGTACTTTAAGCGTCATTGCTTAACCATGTGCTCGGACAGTCATTTTGTTTCTAgtttttgcattgtgatttcaataaatttttaaaaccttCATTTGTGGTTTCTTACAGAATAAGAATATtgttttcatgttattttaggAAAGTCACATCTGGTTCATCAGAAGACTTCATTCAAGAAAGATTGAATTCTAATAGGACTCGGAACCCAGCCTCCTCTGAATCAGAGAATGGATCTACAACCTATATCAAGAAATGTGAAAGTTCATCAAGTGCTGAAAATGGAGGATATGGTCATGTGAAAAGTAAAAATACACAAAAAGGTGAACAGAAAAATTGTGTTGATAACCATGAAACAGATCACAACTATGCATGTAGTGGATTTCCATTGAGAAAAGCTCCATTAGTTGATGTTGACCTCAATGGCTACTCGGGTAGAAATGCCTCAAGCTCAATCGATAAGAAATCTCCAGCGTTAGATTTGAAAGAGCAGTGTGAAAAGGTCATGGTTAACAAAAGAGAGTTGACCCCTTCGATAAAAAGAGGAAGCTATGAAggtgcagaaaaaaaaagcagaattcCAAAGCGTTATAGAGGGCGATATTGTGAGGACAGCTCTGATGATGGAAGCAGCTTTGATGAAGATGACCATTACGACAGAAGACAAAGCAGTGATTCCAAGGAACAGAAACAGAGGAGGAAACGTGTGAGAAAGGGAACATACAGTTCTAATGATGAAGAGAACTATTATAAGATTAAGAAACGCAGGCACAGCATCAGTTCAGATGAACGAAATTATTCCAGTTCAGATGAAAGTGACAGGAATGAACAGATATGCAGATGTTATCCAAGAAGGTGCAAGTGTAGTATGTCATATCGTAGACATTCCAGTGGTAGTGACAAAGATTCAAGCATGCATCATAGAAGGAAACGGAGGTGTCATAGCAGAGATCACTTAGGAAAGGATGTAGAAGATGAAAAAGATAAAGAGTATCGTGATGTTGAACTTAAAAGGAAAATGGGTTTCAAGTTTGACCAGAATATTAAAGGCACTGGAAaggtaatattattattgaaagatAGTTCTTTATCTAACACCATTTCACTCCCTTGGAAATGACTCTTCTGgaaacaagtttttgattttttgaaaaatacttTGCCATGCATCATGGCCTGCAGAACTTTAATTCTTCACTCTGGTtcaagttaaggacggtgcctactattgttattgcgcagacgttctgcgcatctcgagatactcggatttcccatcggtgatgcttactaatacaggaatatttttgcgcggtttaaaactatccgaaaaaagtagatcttagtaagtactcttggtatccaaaaagaaaattgggggtaaccatgcatttttgagagataccggtaattaagtttcaatttgagaaagaacaccatacattgctttgtattttaaaatattattcatgaattatctttgaaaaatgcgtggttacccccaattttctttttggattttaataacacttgttaagatctacatttcctgcataatcacacaccggggcaaaaatattgttaattagtaggcaccgtccttaatggtcAGAAATATGCTTTTGACAGAAATGACCCTTGCACTGAACAGTCCCTTCCAAGgatcattaatttttctatCTTTCATCTATAACCCACTTCAAATGtgcatttctttgtttaaaaatgcTTTTGTTTACATGGGTTAAACCATGTAAATCACAGAAAACattgggcaaaaaaaaaacccttgagATGGTTGTCCTAAATTATGAAAATAATTCATTGTCCCCAGTAACAAATTATTGTTGCATTTGTAACAACCttgtttggcaataatttctcATCTCTGAGATGAAATAGTGAGCTTAGATTCATCCAATAGGTGGGAGAGAGAACTTGCTGACTTAAGATCCTATCTTATGTTAACCTTACTGCATGATTTTCAAATTTACACCACAGGAGGAAAGACGAATAGTGTATGTTGGTAAGATATCAAACAAGACGACAAAGGATGATGTTTGGAGAAGATTCCGTCCCTTTGGACCCATTGAGAAAGTGACAGTTCACTTCAGGGATGATGGGTAAGACAAGCCAGATGTCCATCCCAGTGTGCAAACCATGTCTAATCTCTTGGATctttattttgttaaatttaaattcttgcCCTTAAAGTTCTGTTGTCCTCCCTTGCTGAAAGCTCTATCTTTTTGTCTTGTTTCCTTTTGGCAGAGACAACTATGCTTTTGTAACATTCTTTGATTATTCATCAGCTGCAGAAGCTATTGAAAGtaagttgtttttgttattttttttgtttttttttgtttttttgtttttttgctggaTGGTTAAGCAAAATCCTACAAGTGCACTTAAATTTGATATGGTTTCTGTGGAAATTGGAATGTTAATCTCATTCACAGGAGCACACTTGTAACATATGCGACACAGTGCTTAACAGTATTTTAATCCAAAACCTTTGGATAGCTGTGTTGTAGTTCAGATAAATTGCCACTGTGCTTCTGGACATGGGGAGTTCATGGATTGAGTAGATACAGGATGCATATTGTAATAATTAAAGAGCACTAGCATCTGCTTCCCAAGAGTGTATTTGAATTCTGCTCTCATGCAATGCAGAGTAATAAAAATTTGCCATAGACTCATATCCATGACTTGCATGATTTTTAGGGGGAAATGAGGATTCAAGCCTTCCAGAGTTGGATCTTTGCTTTGGAGGCAGAAGGAATTTTTGTGGTGGGAGCTATGTTGACTTTGGTGAGTCTCTCATGATATTCAGTAAGGTTAGGGTTATGATTACATGATCAATCTCTCTTGGCCCTGGAGGGgtggaaaagttcttttcataatGTAGCTCTTCTAGCCTAGaactatgaaatgaaaaatgctgaaaaatattttgttccaaAATGAGAGCTGCTAAGTCTAATTTGTGGTAATTATAAGAGCACGAACACACGACTGCCATTGTGAAAGTTAGTGGTTCATTAATTGTCTATTGTTCTTAAAGATGTACCCTGAACTCACCTGCCCTAATAATATAAGGTCAACATTTGATGGCATCCACCAATCCCTTCTTGACAACTCGGGGCAATTTACGCAGTGTAATATCTCCTACCCTTGTGAGAATGATGCATAAGCAATGAAATATCACCTTCagagaaaaagctgaaattaaaACAGGATAGACTATCAGtccagaaagaaagaaaattttgttgtttacagTAGTTCTGTGGTATTTAGGTCTAAGTGTTGATTCTTCCCGTAATCATTCATTTAAGTTAGGTCCATGTTGTGGATTGTGTTTTGAGGGGTGCCCATTGACAATATTCTACCAAATCATGTTATTTTGGAAGTTAATAACAAATTGCGTAGTTACatgaataattttattattttatttgaagACTCCAATATCAGTCACCTTGAGGAAGGAGAAGTCAGCAGGCCACCATCCTCCGATGAGATGGATTTTGATGCATTATTGAGACTCTCACAAAACAGTAtaaaaaagagaagagaatcATCATACAAAGGAAGATaaaccaaaaataataaaattgtaaaGATTTGATGTTAGAAAAGGGTTGAGGCTTACAAACATATTATGCAGAATTTAGGGTCAAAATCGATTTTTGAAATCGGTTTGTATGTTTACACTCAAGCAGTAACTGTTATTTTAATAGTTTTGATGTAACAAATTTACATGGTATAAACTGTAGAGaaaaattattgttcaaaaCAACTTCATAAAGTTTCGTCACAACTTTTTCTATTGTGGTGCAATAATAGTGATTTCCCTTGTAGTCTAAGCCTATACGTCTTCCATATGTGTTCCTTATTGTAAAGATTGATTACCAATTATATATGCATGGGGAAGGCTATATATCCCTTTTGATTTTCTCAATTGGAGATTGAATCTGAAGTTTTGAAACACGTTGATCTTGCTTTTGACAAataagtatgggtaatcaaatggtgatgcatgaaatttgaaattagggaataatttcacgcgcgttttgtccacTTTCcggagcctttaggcgaggcaaattatttgattttggacaaaacgcaagtgaaattattccctaatttcacaggtataccatttgattagctattaataacatggtgacaaattactccttaaattttcaaacctggatgCCATTTTAGCAGTAtatgaaaagttgccatggcaacaatgtaatttcacatg containing:
- the LOC138043951 gene encoding peroxisome proliferator-activated receptor gamma coactivator-related protein 1-like codes for the protein MEIEEGELIEGIEANDVSALLEQFLKYEEKQGSLDCSSTVCIVSSKKVTSGSSEDFIQERLNSNRTRNPASSESENGSTTYIKKCESSSSAENGGYGHVKSKNTQKGEQKNCVDNHETDHNYACSGFPLRKAPLVDVDLNGYSGRNASSSIDKKSPALDLKEQCEKVMVNKRELTPSIKRGSYEGAEKKSRIPKRYRGRYCEDSSDDGSSFDEDDHYDRRQSSDSKEQKQRRKRVRKGTYSSNDEENYYKIKKRRHSISSDERNYSSSDESDRNEQICRCYPRRCKCSMSYRRHSSGSDKDSSMHHRRKRRCHSRDHLGKDVEDEKDKEYRDVELKRKMGFKFDQNIKGTGKEERRIVYVGKISNKTTKDDVWRRFRPFGPIEKVTVHFRDDGDNYAFVTFFDYSSAAEAIERGNEDSSLPELDLCFGGRRNFCGGSYVDFDSNISHLEEGEVSRPPSSDEMDFDALLRLSQNSIKKRRESSYKGR